AAGCCAATTCGATACATTTTTTCAAGAGTTCTTCCGGAGCAACAACATAATTAATTAATCCCCATTTTAATGCATCTTCGGCAGTAATCATATCCGCGGTTAAAATCATTTCCATGGCTTTCCCTTTTCCAACCAATTGCGCCAATCGCTGTGTACCGCCATAACCGGGTATAACACCTAATGAAACTTCGGGTAATCCCATTTTTGCATTTGCACTTGCAACTCTAAAATGACACGACATAGCTAGTTCTAATCCGCCACCAAGCGCGAATCCATTCACAGCAGCAATAATTGGTTTGGGATAATTTTGCACAAAATCGAACAATAATTTATGACCATCTGCGCTTAGCATAGCACCTTCTTGCACACTAAAATGCGCAAATTCAGATATATCGGCCCCAGCCACAAAAGCTTTGGCACCACTGCCGGTTAGAATAATCGCTTTAATCTCAGGGTTTGAGCTGTTTGCCTTTAGGGCATCGTGCAACTCTTGTATGGTTGCCTTGTTGAGGGCGTTTAATTTATCCGGACGATTGATGGTGATGGTGAGGATATTATTTTCGGTATTAAGGAGAAGATTTTGCATGGGTTACGAATTTACTTATGGTTACGGATAAACGAATGGTCATGAATTTACTAAATGATTCGAATTTTCTTTTGGTTTAGGTTCTTCGGTTTTGATTTACCCATGTTGTAATGTATTCTACAATTTCGCTAGTGTCGGTGCCGGGTGCGAATAATTTCCCAACCCCAATTTCCTGAAGTTTAATCATGTCTTTTTCAGGAATAATTCCACCACCTGTGAGGAGTACATCTTCCATTTTTTTTTCTTTTAGAAGGTGCATTATTTTTGGGAAAACAGTGTTGTGAGCGCCTGATAGAATACTCACCCCAATTACATCCACATCTTCTTGTAGGGCAGCATTAACAACCATTTCGGGAGTTTGGCGCAAGCCGGTATATATCACTTCCATTCCGGCATCTCGCAGAAATGACGCTATTACTTTTGCTCCACGGTCATGTCCGTCTAAGCCAACTTTAGCTACTAAAACTCGAATGGGTCTATTACTCATAATTAATTGTATGCACCAAAGTTATTATTTTTTTGAATTGATAACAGGCTTAGCTCTAACACCTAATCGGCAATCGGAAAAACAATTGAAAAGACAGTCCCAACATTTTCTTCGGAAGTGAAACTGATTTCTCCCTTACAGTTTTCGACAATACTCTTTGCCATCGCAAGTCCTAAACCCATTCCGGCATTTTTTGTTGTAAAATTTGGAGTGAAAATACTTTGCTTTTGATGTTCTTCAATACCTTTGCCATTGTCGCACACTTCCACTTTTATATTGGAAGTCAAGCGTTCAAATTTTATTTTGATAAGTCCTTTTCGGGAATCAGGAATTGCCTGAATGGCATTTTTAATAAGGTTATTAAATAATCGAATAAGTTGGTCCTTATCGGCAAAAACCTTAATTTTTTCGCATCCATTGAATTCGACTTCTACTGCGAACTCCTCTGAGTTTTGGTACAAACTCACAACACTTGAAATGATTTGAGATAGATTAATTTCTTCCAGATTTGCTTTTGGCATTTTGGCGAAATTGCTGAATTCGTTGGCAATGTT
The sequence above is a segment of the Bacteroidota bacterium genome. Coding sequences within it:
- a CDS encoding enoyl-CoA hydratase/isomerase family protein; translated protein: MQNLLLNTENNILTITINRPDKLNALNKATIQELHDALKANSSNPEIKAIILTGSGAKAFVAGADISEFAHFSVQEGAMLSADGHKLLFDFVQNYPKPIIAAVNGFALGGGLELAMSCHFRVASANAKMGLPEVSLGVIPGYGGTQRLAQLVGKGKAMEMILTADMITAEDALKWGLINYVVAPEELLKKCIELASKICTRSPIALTSAIKAVNANYLSGVNGFEIEIEEFGNCFGTEDFKEGTSAFMEKRKANFPGK
- a CDS encoding cobalamin B12-binding domain-containing protein → MSNRPIRVLVAKVGLDGHDRGAKVIASFLRDAGMEVIYTGLRQTPEMVVNAALQEDVDVIGVSILSGAHNTVFPKIMHLLKEKKMEDVLLTGGGIIPEKDMIKLQEIGVGKLFAPGTDTSEIVEYITTWVNQNRRT